The Stigmatella aurantiaca DW4/3-1 genome contains the following window.
CAGGCTGACCGTGGCCCCCGCCGCCTGGGCCGACAGGGCGATGAGTGTTCCGGCGATGCCCGCGCCCACGACGAGGACATGGCGTCCAGAGAGTTGCCCGCCCAGTGCCTGAGACACCCGGTCGAGGCAGTGCACCGCACACGCGAGCGGCTCCGCGAACACCGCCCGCTCCAGGGAGACGGTCCGGGGCACCCAGTGCAGGGCCTCGGTCAGCTCTTTTTCCGTGCCATCGGCTGGCATGAGATCGGCGAAGGCCGTTCCCCGGTTGAGCGGGCGGTTGGGATCCAGGCACACCCGGTCCCCCACCTCGAAGGGGGCTTTGCCCCAGTGCGCGATGACCTCTCCCACGACTTCATGGCCGAACTGGCTCGCGCCCTGGCGTTGCCGCGCGGCCTCCTTGTAGTCGGAGCGGCAGATGCCCAGCAGCAGGGGCCGCACCATTACCCCCGCACGGTGGCGGGGAGACCAGTCCAGGCCAGGGCAGAGCCGAGGGCCCTCTGGCGTCAGGGCCACGTGCCGCAGCTCGGGCTGCGGGCTGCCCGTGTGTCGCGCCTCTCCGTCACGCCAGGGCATGGCACGCCTCTCCGAAGCGGGCGAGGAGCTCATCCACCTCTTTCTCGGTGATGACGAGCGCCGGGCGGATCTCGATGACGTGGCCGCGCCCATGCTCGGAGACCCGGGTCATCAATCCCTGGCGCAGCAGGGCTGCCTGCAATCCCAGCGC
Protein-coding sequences here:
- a CDS encoding alcohol dehydrogenase catalytic domain-containing protein: MPWRDGEARHTGSPQPELRHVALTPEGPRLCPGLDWSPRHRAGVMVRPLLLGICRSDYKEAARQRQGASQFGHEVVGEVIAHWGKAPFEVGDRVCLDPNRPLNRGTAFADLMPADGTEKELTEALHWVPRTVSLERAVFAEPLACAVHCLDRVSQALGGQLSGRHVLVVGAGIAGTLIALSAQAAGATVSLRNSGMDKLEFLRATGLLPPEALGQDEPPRPPPEAIVLATAFIEARWLRWALDAVAPGGAILLYGGTQQEDRFAEAGIELALDPLRRREGTVCVHWGQKPLTVAGSYGTEPSCFTRGLRWLAAPDATWALERLVLRRIGLTELPVELSAGGPKPRPGKVLVVP